One genomic region from Methanobrevibacter oralis encodes:
- the pglX gene encoding BREX-1 system adenine-specific DNA-methyltransferase PglX yields the protein MDRKTKTRANKLTVPKIPSCPIAYWADENLINCFNNTKLESIGNIKVGLQTGENDRFLRYWFEVDFNKIGFSSKTCEDSSTSGYKWFPYNKGGSFRKWYGNQEYIINWENDGDELRNFKKSVLRNSKFYFYKSLSWSKISSGKIAFRYYPNGFIFDVAGCSVFLNENLNYIMGFLNSNVCSSVLDLISPTLNYEVGHISSLPIKIDETKKDKIEKLVLNNISICEEDWNDYETSWNFKKHPLLYFNNNLLESNYNEWVEYKNNQFNNLKQNEIKLNELFSKTYNLPFDNTIEDKHISIKKPNLNEDIKSFISFAVGCMFGRYNLDVENLFFAGGIFDLTKYNKFIPDNDNIIPILDTEYFEDDIVGKFVEFVKICYGKEYLEENLEFISNSLSTTNKSSRDKLRDYFIKDFFNNHNKIYKKRPIYWQFNSGKENAFNCLIYVHRFDSTLIAKIRTEYLHKTQKAIEQRISNCNEIFKNTDSNSEKVRVIKEKNKLIKQLEESVEFDEVLNHIINLNICIDLDDGIKINHNKFQNIVLHKDGVKDKKINLLKKI from the coding sequence CTGGATCGAAAAACGAAAACAAGAGCTAACAAATTGACAGTCCCTAAAATTCCAAGTTGTCCAATTGCATATTGGGCGGATGAAAATTTAATTAATTGTTTTAATAATACAAAATTAGAATCAATAGGGAATATTAAAGTAGGTCTGCAAACTGGTGAAAACGATAGATTCTTAAGATACTGGTTTGAAGTAGATTTTAATAAAATTGGGTTTTCTTCAAAAACATGTGAAGATTCATCAACTAGTGGTTATAAATGGTTCCCTTATAATAAAGGAGGATCATTTAGAAAATGGTATGGAAACCAAGAGTATATCATAAATTGGGAGAACGATGGTGATGAATTGAGAAATTTCAAAAAATCTGTTTTAAGGAATTCTAAGTTTTATTTCTATAAATCATTAAGTTGGTCAAAAATATCTAGTGGAAAAATTGCATTCAGATATTATCCTAATGGATTTATTTTTGATGTAGCAGGTTGTTCAGTATTTTTAAATGAAAATTTAAATTATATTATGGGGTTTTTAAATTCAAATGTTTGTAGTAGTGTTTTAGATTTAATTTCACCAACTTTAAATTATGAAGTAGGTCATATTTCTTCACTACCTATTAAGATTGATGAAACTAAAAAAGATAAAATTGAAAAGTTAGTATTAAATAATATTTCAATATGTGAAGAGGACTGGAATGATTATGAAACTTCTTGGAACTTTAAAAAACATCCTCTTTTATATTTTAATAATAATTTACTAGAATCAAATTATAATGAGTGGGTTGAATATAAAAATAATCAATTTAATAATCTAAAACAAAATGAAATAAAATTAAATGAACTATTTTCAAAAACTTATAATCTTCCATTTGATAACACTATTGAAGATAAACATATTTCTATCAAGAAACCTAACTTAAATGAAGATATAAAATCATTTATTTCCTTTGCTGTGGGTTGTATGTTTGGACGTTATAATTTAGATGTAGAAAATCTATTTTTTGCTGGAGGAATATTTGATTTAACAAAGTATAATAAATTTATTCCTGATAATGATAATATTATTCCGATATTAGATACGGAATATTTTGAAGATGATATTGTAGGAAAATTTGTTGAATTTGTTAAAATATGCTATGGGAAAGAATATTTAGAAGAAAATCTTGAATTTATTTCAAATTCATTGTCAACTACAAATAAATCTTCAAGAGATAAATTAAGAGATTATTTCATTAAAGATTTCTTCAATAATCACAATAAAATTTACAAAAAAAGACCTATTTATTGGCAATTTAATAGTGGAAAAGAAAATGCATTTAATTGTTTAATTTATGTTCATAGATTTGATTCAACTTTAATAGCTAAAATAAGAACAGAATATTTGCATAAAACACAAAAAGCTATTGAACAGAGAATTTCAAATTGTAATGAAATTTTTAAAAATACAGATTCAAATTCTGAAAAAGTTCGGGTAATTAAAGAAAAGAATAAATTAATTAAACAATTAGAAGAAAGTGTTGAATTTGACGAAGTTCTAAATCATATAATTAATTTAAATATATGCATAGATTTAGATGATGGTATAAAAATCAACCATAATAAATTTCAAAATATAGTTTTACATAAAGATGGAGTTAAAGATAAAAAAATAAATCTTTTAAAGAAGATTTAA
- the pglX gene encoding BREX-1 system adenine-specific DNA-methyltransferase PglX — translation MDKTAIKTFAINSRKKLIEDVEYKMSLVGINKDTINESISSVDGIETYSIGGSTNSIYDEDIKKREQLVKEVQQKGFENVVEEVAYTWFNRIIAIRFMEINNFLPTKTRVLSSETSGKIEPDIVTEAFDIDLDYTHEDKELIFKLKDENKLDELFRFLFIKQCNKLNEILPGLFEKTDDYLELLLNISFTNEEGVVRQLIDNIPEEDFGSQVEIIGWLYQFYNTELKDETFANLKKRIKISKERIPAATQLFTPDWIVKYMVENSVGRLWLEGHPNGNLKSKWKYYVEEAEQESEVKQQLIDLKKESKILKPEDITVIDPCMGSGHILVYAFEVLMDIYVSEGYTEKDACESILKNNLYGLDIDKRAYQLAYFAVLMKARKYNRRILTKNISPLLCSIEETNSISEDFIEKLVSQDRTIENDLKYLYNSFKDAKEYGSILDIKNMDINKLFELIYNFESNKNNLNKFNYQNEIQILRNILNQTKIMSKNYDIVITNPPYMGNSGMNPKLKDYLKNNFPNSKSDLFAVFIEKCHEFVKSNGFIAMITQQSFMFLSTFEKLRVELINNHTIIDMVHLGAHAFEEIGGEVVQATTFINRNNFLENYNSTFHRLTEFNSESKKEKEFYNDKSKFVTKQSNFDKIPSCPIAYWADENLINCFNNTKLESIASVKQGLATADNNRFLRFWYEVDFNKIGFSSKTCENSSTSGYKWFPYNKGGSFRKWYGNQEYVINFENNGSELENFEKANVSNREFQFNESISWSRISSSKISFRDYPEGFLFDSASCSIFLNTNLSKKYIIGLLNTNISQKILNCIAPTLNYQAGDISLIPIIFNKNLEKSVVNLVNENISISKRDWDDYEISWNFMKHPFLKYGSDLIETNYNMWENYKNKELTLIKNNEIKLNELFSQIYNLQNDEENESQTPINLANLKEDAKSFISYAIGCMFGRYSLDNDGLQFAGGEFNINNYHKFIPDDDNIIPVLDSEYFEDDIVGRFIEFVKICFGEDTLEENLEFIADALAKNKKSSREKIRDYLLKNFFNDHKKTYKKRPIYWQFNSGKENGFNCLVYIHRYEPNLIARIRTDYLHKTQKAIEQSISNCDNRIKNSSSNTEINKATKDKNKLQKQLKETQDYDEVLAHIANQNIKLDLDNGIKDNYTIFQKIEVTYEGKKSKKVNLLKKI, via the coding sequence ATGGATAAAACTGCAATTAAAACATTTGCTATTAATTCACGTAAAAAGTTAATAGAGGATGTTGAATATAAAATGAGTTTAGTTGGGATTAATAAAGATACAATTAATGAGTCTATTAGTTCAGTTGATGGAATTGAAACTTATTCTATTGGTGGATCAACTAATAGTATTTATGATGAAGATATAAAAAAAAGAGAACAATTAGTTAAGGAAGTTCAACAAAAAGGTTTTGAAAATGTTGTTGAAGAAGTGGCATATACGTGGTTTAATCGTATAATTGCTATTCGTTTTATGGAAATAAATAATTTTTTACCAACTAAAACTAGAGTTTTATCATCAGAAACTTCTGGAAAAATTGAACCCGATATCGTTACTGAAGCATTTGATATTGATTTAGATTACACTCATGAAGATAAAGAATTAATTTTTAAACTTAAAGATGAAAATAAATTAGATGAGTTATTTAGATTTTTATTCATCAAACAATGTAATAAATTAAATGAAATTCTTCCCGGTTTATTTGAAAAAACCGATGATTATTTAGAATTATTATTAAACATTTCATTTACAAATGAAGAAGGAGTTGTTAGGCAATTAATTGATAATATTCCTGAAGAAGATTTTGGAAGTCAGGTTGAAATAATTGGATGGTTATATCAATTTTATAACACTGAACTAAAAGATGAAACTTTTGCTAATCTTAAAAAGAGAATTAAAATTTCTAAAGAAAGAATCCCAGCAGCTACACAATTATTTACTCCAGATTGGATTGTAAAATACATGGTTGAAAATTCTGTTGGAAGATTATGGTTAGAAGGACATCCTAATGGCAATTTAAAATCAAAATGGAAATATTATGTTGAAGAAGCTGAACAAGAATCAGAAGTCAAACAGCAATTAATTGATCTTAAAAAAGAATCAAAAATTTTAAAACCAGAAGATATTACTGTAATTGATCCATGTATGGGTTCTGGCCATATTTTAGTATATGCATTTGAAGTTTTAATGGACATTTATGTTTCAGAAGGTTACACAGAAAAAGATGCTTGTGAATCTATTCTTAAAAATAATTTATATGGTTTGGACATTGATAAAAGAGCATATCAACTAGCATATTTTGCAGTTTTAATGAAAGCTAGAAAATACAATAGAAGAATTTTAACAAAAAATATTTCACCATTATTATGCTCAATTGAAGAAACTAATTCAATTTCTGAAGATTTTATTGAAAAATTGGTTTCACAAGACAGAACCATAGAAAATGATTTAAAATATCTTTATAATTCATTTAAAGATGCAAAAGAATATGGTAGTATTTTGGATATTAAAAATATGGATATTAATAAACTATTTGAATTAATTTATAATTTTGAATCAAATAAAAATAATTTAAATAAATTTAACTATCAAAATGAAATTCAAATTTTGAGGAATATATTAAATCAAACTAAAATAATGTCTAAAAATTATGATATTGTTATTACAAATCCCCCTTATATGGGAAATAGTGGAATGAATCCGAAATTAAAAGATTATTTGAAAAATAATTTTCCAAATTCAAAATCAGATTTATTTGCAGTATTTATTGAAAAATGTCATGAATTTGTTAAATCGAATGGATTTATAGCAATGATTACTCAACAATCATTCATGTTTTTATCAACATTTGAAAAATTAAGAGTTGAATTAATAAATAACCATACAATAATTGATATGGTGCACTTAGGAGCACATGCATTTGAAGAAATTGGTGGAGAAGTAGTGCAGGCAACAACATTTATTAATAGAAATAATTTTCTTGAAAATTACAACTCAACATTTCATAGATTAACTGAGTTTAACTCAGAAAGCAAAAAAGAAAAAGAGTTTTATAATGATAAAAGCAAGTTTGTTACAAAACAATCTAATTTTGATAAAATTCCAAGTTGTCCAATTGCATATTGGGCGGATGAAAATTTAATTAATTGTTTTAATAATACAAAATTAGAATCAATAGCATCAGTTAAACAAGGTCTTGCAACTGCCGATAATAATAGATTTTTAAGATTTTGGTACGAAGTTGATTTTAATAAAATTGGGTTTTCTTCAAAAACATGTGAAAATTCATCAACTAGTGGTTATAAATGGTTCCCTTATAATAAAGGAGGGTCATTTAGAAAATGGTATGGAAATCAAGAATATGTGATAAATTTTGAAAATAACGGTTCTGAGTTAGAAAATTTTGAAAAAGCAAATGTTTCTAATAGAGAATTTCAATTTAATGAATCAATATCTTGGTCAAGAATATCAAGTTCAAAAATAAGTTTTAGAGATTATCCTGAAGGTTTTCTTTTTGATTCAGCTTCATGTTCTATATTTTTAAATACAAATTTATCAAAAAAATACATTATAGGTTTGTTAAATACAAATATTTCTCAAAAAATCTTAAATTGTATCGCACCTACCTTAAATTATCAAGCTGGAGATATTAGTTTAATTCCAATAATATTTAATAAAAATTTAGAAAAAAGTGTTGTTAATCTTGTTAATGAAAATATATCTATTTCAAAAAGAGATTGGGATGATTATGAAATTTCTTGGAACTTTATGAAACATCCTTTCCTAAAATATGGTTCTGATTTAATTGAAACAAATTATAATATGTGGGAAAATTATAAAAATAAAGAATTAACTCTAATAAAAAATAATGAAATTAAATTAAATGAATTATTTTCTCAAATTTATAATTTACAAAATGATGAAGAGAATGAATCTCAAACACCTATAAATCTTGCCAATTTAAAGGAAGATGCCAAATCATTTATTTCTTATGCCATTGGTTGTATGTTTGGACGTTATAGTTTAGATAATGATGGATTACAGTTTGCAGGTGGAGAGTTTAACATTAACAACTATCATAAATTCATTCCTGATGATGATAATATAATTCCAGTTCTTGATTCTGAATATTTTGAAGATGATATTGTTGGAAGATTCATTGAATTTGTTAAAATATGTTTTGGAGAAGACACATTGGAAGAAAATTTAGAGTTCATAGCTGATGCATTAGCTAAAAATAAAAAATCTTCTAGAGAAAAAATCAGAGATTATTTGCTTAAAAATTTCTTCAATGACCACAAAAAAACATATAAAAAAAGACCAATATATTGGCAGTTTAATAGTGGAAAAGAAAATGGGTTTAATTGTTTAGTGTATATTCATAGATATGAACCAAATCTCATTGCAAGAATAAGGACTGATTATCTACACAAAACACAAAAAGCTATTGAACAATCCATATCTAACTGTGATAATAGAATAAAAAATAGTTCATCAAATACAGAAATTAATAAAGCCACTAAAGATAAAAATAAACTTCAAAAACAACTTAAAGAAACACAAGATTATGATGAAGTTCTAGCCCACATTGCTAATCAAAATATTAAATTAGATTTGGATAATGGAATAAAAGATAATTACACTATTTTTCAAAAAATTGAAGTAACTTACGAAGGTAAAAAATCTAAAAAAGTTAATTTACTTAAAAAAATTTAG
- the pglX gene encoding BREX-1 system adenine-specific DNA-methyltransferase PglX, translating into MENDLKYLYNSFKDAKEFGSILEIKSLDFNKIIKLLNDLKLNNTLTKFRYQNEINLLTTIANQAKIISKKYDVVVTNPPYMGNNGMNPNLKEHIKSNFPLAKTDLFAVFLEKGLNMVKNHGFNCMVTMQSWMFLSSFEKFRKKLIETTTISNLLHMDNMVMRIAFGTSATVFRKTTLMNYNSTFYHIKLSDIKNDIVAPSFFNDGNKHVINQGDFDKIPGNPIAYWITDNIVSAFSDNYLLKDVSILKSGRSTNGENDRLFKFWFEVDFNEITFDALNLNQVKSQYVPLNKGGSYRKWYGNKDYVSLKEFAVDSDFEFKESVTWSDINSSNFSVRFHESGLISNNVGKRAYFKDKNDLLYILGYLNTNFCQFLLNLIIPTIHFDIGYVGKIPIKYHDKSYVVNLVKNNITLSRNDWNEYELSWNFKKHPFLNFDSTSLVDIFNQWIEYKQNQFNSLKSNEIKLNKFFNSIFNVNDVVGWDIDDKKVSITNSDYNLDIQSFISFAVGCMFGRYSLDSEGLQYAGGEFDLTKYNTFVPDDDNIIPVLDSEYFEDDIVGRFVEFIKTCFGKEDLEENLDFIANALAKNKKSSREKIREYLLKNFFNAHNKTYKKCPIYWQFSSGKENGFNCLVYMHRYEPNLIARIRTNYLHKTQKAIEQAIVNCDNIINHSSSNSEIRKATKEKSKLQKQLKETQEYDEALAHIANQNIEIDLDDGVKVNYAKFQDVEVSKECKKSKKINLLKKL; encoded by the coding sequence ATGGAAAATGATTTAAAATATCTTTATAATTCATTTAAAGATGCAAAAGAATTTGGAAGTATTTTAGAAATTAAATCCCTAGATTTTAATAAAATAATTAAGTTACTCAATGATTTAAAATTAAATAATACATTAACTAAGTTTAGATATCAAAATGAGATAAATTTATTAACCACTATTGCGAATCAAGCAAAAATAATATCTAAAAAATACGATGTTGTAGTAACTAATCCCCCATACATGGGAAATAATGGAATGAATCCAAACTTAAAAGAACATATTAAATCCAATTTTCCATTAGCAAAAACAGATTTATTTGCAGTATTTTTAGAAAAAGGATTAAATATGGTTAAAAATCATGGTTTTAATTGTATGGTTACAATGCAATCGTGGATGTTTTTATCAAGTTTTGAAAAATTTAGAAAAAAATTAATAGAAACAACTACGATCTCTAATTTATTACATATGGATAATATGGTGATGAGAATTGCATTTGGAACATCTGCAACTGTATTTAGAAAAACCACATTAATGAATTATAATAGTACTTTTTATCATATTAAATTAAGTGATATTAAGAATGATATAGTAGCCCCATCGTTTTTTAATGATGGAAATAAACATGTGATTAATCAAGGTGATTTTGATAAAATACCAGGAAATCCAATTGCATATTGGATTACTGATAATATTGTCTCTGCATTTTCTGATAATTATTTATTGAAAGATGTTTCAATTTTGAAAAGTGGTAGATCAACAAATGGGGAAAATGATAGACTATTTAAATTTTGGTTTGAAGTAGATTTCAATGAAATCACTTTTGATGCATTAAATTTAAATCAAGTTAAATCTCAATATGTGCCTCTAAATAAAGGGGGTTCTTATAGAAAATGGTATGGAAATAAAGATTATGTATCTCTTAAAGAATTTGCAGTGGATTCAGATTTTGAGTTTAAAGAATCAGTCACTTGGAGTGATATTAATAGTTCTAATTTTAGTGTAAGATTCCATGAATCCGGTTTAATATCAAATAATGTTGGAAAAAGAGCTTATTTTAAAGATAAAAATGATTTATTATATATTTTAGGTTATTTAAATACAAATTTCTGTCAATTTTTGTTAAATTTAATAATTCCTACAATACATTTTGACATTGGATATGTAGGAAAGATCCCTATTAAATATCATGATAAATCATATGTTGTTAATTTAGTAAAAAATAATATAACTCTATCAAGAAATGATTGGAATGAATATGAATTAAGTTGGAATTTTAAAAAGCATCCTTTTTTAAATTTTGATTCAACATCATTAGTAGATATTTTTAATCAATGGATTGAATATAAACAAAATCAATTTAACTCATTGAAATCAAATGAAATAAAGTTAAATAAATTTTTTAATTCGATATTTAATGTTAATGATGTTGTTGGATGGGATATAGATGATAAAAAAGTTTCAATTACTAATTCTGATTATAATTTAGATATTCAATCATTTATTTCATTTGCCGTTGGTTGCATGTTTGGTCGTTACAGTTTAGATAGTGAAGGATTGCAATATGCTGGTGGTGAGTTCGATTTAACAAAATACAACACATTTGTCCCTGATGATGACAATATAATTCCAGTTCTTGATTCTGAATATTTTGAAGATGATATTGTTGGAAGATTTGTTGAGTTTATAAAAACATGTTTTGGAAAAGAAGACCTTGAAGAAAATTTAGATTTTATTGCAAATGCTTTAGCTAAAAATAAAAAGTCATCAAGAGAAAAAATCAGAGAGTATCTACTTAAAAACTTCTTCAATGCTCATAATAAAACTTACAAAAAATGCCCAATATACTGGCAATTTTCAAGTGGAAAAGAAAATGGATTTAATTGTTTGGTATATATGCATAGATATGAACCAAATCTCATTGCAAGAATTAGAACTAATTATTTACATAAAACACAAAAAGCAATTGAACAAGCAATTGTAAATTGTGATAATATTATCAATCACTCTTCATCAAACTCGGAAATTAGAAAAGCAACCAAAGAAAAAAGTAAACTTCAAAAACAATTAAAAGAAACACAAGAATATGATGAAGCACTAGCACACATCGCAAACCAAAATATCGAAATTGATTTAGATGATGGAGTAAAAGTAAACTATGCAAAGTTCCAAGATGTAGAAGTTTCCAAAGAATGTAAAAAATCTAAAAAAATCAACCTGCTTAAAAAATTATGA
- a CDS encoding DUF1819 family protein has protein sequence MKYSAGIKNISFWLLESKLTAEYILDGLSKEEILDLSLNENLYQVESQYKVKDIPNRLFTRLKDFSEESLTYFINCDVNSSKLFVIISILRNDKLFFEFVHEVFREHILLGNYALKQSDFDIFFMNKSNQSKIIGNWTEETVNRVQRQYRFLLKEAGLIEKDDNEYKIIIPFIDYRLKDLMIKENLTPYLNAITGEG, from the coding sequence ATGAAATATAGTGCTGGAATAAAAAATATTTCGTTTTGGCTTTTAGAATCCAAATTAACTGCAGAATATATTCTTGATGGCCTTTCAAAAGAAGAAATTTTAGATTTATCTTTAAATGAAAACCTTTACCAAGTTGAAAGTCAATATAAAGTTAAAGATATTCCTAACAGATTATTCACTCGTTTAAAGGATTTTTCAGAGGAATCTTTAACTTATTTTATTAATTGTGATGTGAATTCTAGTAAACTTTTTGTCATTATATCTATCTTAAGAAATGATAAATTATTTTTTGAATTTGTTCATGAAGTATTTAGAGAACACATTCTTTTAGGAAATTATGCACTTAAACAATCTGATTTTGACATTTTTTTCATGAACAAATCAAATCAAAGTAAGATTATTGGTAATTGGACTGAAGAAACTGTTAATCGGGTTCAAAGGCAATATAGATTTCTATTAAAAGAAGCTGGCTTGATTGAAAAAGATGATAATGAATATAAAATAATTATTCCTTTCATAGATTATAGATTAAAGGATTTGATGATTAAAGAGAATTTAACTCCTTATTTAAATGCAATTACAGGTGAAGGTTAA
- a CDS encoding DUF1788 domain-containing protein yields MNIDEKISKIEPKIKEPFFLENKGLSNEVGYYIFDYNPKYELKVREEVSRLKNKYTADSNHSFFIVEFDLYEVIIELLRNEGYLKDIFIFEEEDGIDETINAIVTFLQLNSDENNLIVNHIINKTPDNCVVFLTGVGKSYPILRSHNVLNNLHQKLNKVPVVLFFPGKYSGTDLVLFNTLEGSNYYRAFPLII; encoded by the coding sequence ATGAACATTGATGAAAAAATTAGTAAGATAGAACCTAAGATTAAAGAACCTTTTTTTCTTGAAAATAAAGGTTTAAGTAATGAAGTTGGATATTATATCTTTGATTATAATCCTAAATATGAACTTAAAGTTAGGGAGGAAGTTTCAAGACTAAAAAATAAATACACTGCTGATTCAAATCATTCATTTTTTATAGTCGAATTCGATTTGTATGAGGTTATAATTGAATTATTACGAAATGAGGGATATTTAAAAGATATTTTTATATTTGAAGAAGAAGATGGGATTGATGAGACTATAAATGCAATCGTAACATTTTTACAATTGAATTCTGATGAAAATAATTTAATTGTGAACCATATAATAAATAAAACTCCAGATAATTGTGTAGTATTTTTAACAGGTGTTGGAAAATCATATCCTATTCTCAGATCACACAATGTTTTGAATAATTTACATCAAAAATTAAATAAAGTTCCAGTCGTCTTATTTTTCCCAGGAAAATATTCTGGAACTGACTTAGTTTTATTTAATACATTAGAGGGTTCTAATTATTACAGAGCTTTTCCATTAATAATATAA